The following proteins are encoded in a genomic region of Lactiplantibacillus plantarum:
- a CDS encoding SPFH domain-containing protein — translation MKEKQVFHINGYIGLVLAIAFVLVGGWLVWAGATGDHFASIFLGALLIIIAAFGASSLTIVGPNEARVLTFFGKYIGTIRDSGLFMTVPLTSKFSISLRVRNFNSAILKVNDLRGNPVEIAAVIVFKVVDTSMALFAVDDYEQFVEIQSESAVRHVASEYPYDTFDDDKKITLRSNPTEVSDRLMEELQERLNVAGVEIVETRLTHLAYATEIASAMLQRQQSSAILSARKVIVEGAVSITEDTIARLEKDTGMQLSDDKKLQLINNMMVTIISERGTQPIVNTSEVK, via the coding sequence ATGAAAGAAAAACAAGTGTTTCATATCAATGGCTATATTGGTCTAGTGTTAGCGATCGCATTTGTGTTAGTTGGCGGTTGGCTGGTTTGGGCCGGTGCGACTGGCGATCATTTTGCGAGTATCTTTTTGGGCGCATTGCTAATTATTATTGCGGCCTTTGGGGCTAGTTCGCTAACAATTGTGGGCCCCAACGAGGCGCGCGTGTTAACATTTTTTGGTAAGTATATCGGGACAATTCGTGATTCAGGGCTGTTTATGACCGTTCCGTTAACCAGTAAGTTTTCCATTTCACTGCGGGTCCGCAACTTTAACAGTGCCATTTTAAAAGTTAATGACCTCCGGGGAAATCCCGTGGAAATTGCGGCCGTTATCGTGTTTAAAGTTGTTGATACCAGTATGGCACTCTTTGCAGTGGATGATTATGAACAATTTGTTGAGATTCAAAGTGAATCAGCGGTGCGGCACGTGGCCTCTGAATATCCATATGATACGTTTGATGACGACAAGAAGATTACGCTGCGGAGCAATCCAACCGAAGTTTCTGACCGGTTAATGGAAGAACTTCAAGAACGGCTAAATGTTGCGGGGGTCGAGATCGTTGAGACGCGCTTAACGCATCTCGCATACGCGACTGAAATCGCCAGTGCGATGTTACAACGCCAACAATCTTCGGCAATTCTATCTGCTCGCAAGGTCATCGTGGAAGGGGCCGTTTCAATCACGGAAGACACGATCGCCCGTTTAGAGAAAGATACGGGGATGCAGCTATCAGACGATAAGAAACTGCAACTGATCAATAACATGATGGTCACCATTATTTCGGAGCGGGGTACGCAGCCGATTGTGAATACTTCGGAAGTTAAGTAG
- a CDS encoding MFS transporter: MMKKSTKVIAMMMIGIFLCMLDTTVMNIALPAIQTGLNTDLTHLSWALNIYTVLFASLAIPLGRLADVWGRGRMYLIGLGLFGIGSLTSGLSLSVGLLITGRAIQSIGAAIVFPASMTIGIQSVALSRRTGVIASLGVMQGLAAALGPTIGGAVTQFWGWRGIFLINVPLVAVALCGCIAWLSWRHPSHGQVKLDLGGSALVMTTLLALTLVLVKGNDWGWTSRVVLSLGVTSALTLIAFVWMEAHVSAPMVPLALFKDRQFNGAALATVLSGVFMVGLLVLMPSFFTKVQSKTELMAAIMITPASMMIFIFSPISGFLLAKLGARRVIFSGSLAIATGYGVLSLMSPSQYWQFALAALLVGAGYGTIIGPITVLAAGDFTGELLTASQSVIGVFRQIGTSLAVAIFVSALAANLTTAKTQIRTYATTTVTTLSIPKQAKRDTLRVVDHQLATEQTAQTVHEPITAAKARRLVAANYMQVLKARSLQSAPVRIKAQIHQQVAQKVHSQVKHTNQRIRTAASAIKAKTKIELTAAFMRPYQVAWPFTLLLVMTTWCFAGRERKSGKPS, translated from the coding sequence ATGATGAAAAAATCGACGAAAGTAATTGCAATGATGATGATTGGCATTTTTCTATGTATGCTTGATACGACGGTTATGAATATTGCGTTGCCAGCAATTCAGACGGGACTAAATACTGATTTGACGCACCTGTCGTGGGCACTGAATATTTACACCGTCCTGTTTGCTAGTCTGGCGATTCCACTCGGTCGGTTAGCGGATGTCTGGGGACGTGGGCGGATGTACTTGATTGGACTCGGGCTCTTTGGTATTGGTTCACTAACTTCTGGATTGAGTCTCAGTGTCGGGCTGCTGATTACTGGCCGAGCGATTCAAAGTATTGGTGCGGCCATCGTCTTCCCGGCTAGTATGACGATTGGTATTCAGAGTGTTGCACTCAGCAGGCGTACGGGGGTCATTGCAAGCTTGGGCGTGATGCAAGGGCTAGCCGCAGCGTTAGGACCAACCATTGGTGGTGCGGTCACTCAATTTTGGGGGTGGCGGGGAATTTTCCTGATTAACGTGCCTTTAGTTGCCGTCGCGTTGTGTGGTTGCATCGCCTGGCTATCATGGCGGCACCCTAGTCATGGTCAAGTAAAACTAGACCTCGGTGGGAGTGCCTTAGTGATGACGACCTTATTGGCATTGACGTTGGTCCTGGTTAAAGGTAATGACTGGGGATGGACGAGTCGCGTAGTCCTGAGCCTGGGCGTCACTAGTGCGCTAACATTGATTGCCTTTGTCTGGATGGAGGCCCACGTCTCAGCGCCGATGGTCCCATTAGCCCTATTTAAAGACCGACAGTTTAACGGTGCGGCGTTAGCGACCGTGTTATCAGGGGTCTTTATGGTGGGACTATTAGTCTTGATGCCGAGTTTCTTCACGAAAGTTCAAAGTAAGACGGAATTGATGGCGGCGATTATGATTACGCCCGCTTCAATGATGATTTTTATTTTTTCACCAATCAGTGGTTTCTTGTTAGCAAAGCTTGGTGCGCGGCGCGTGATCTTTAGTGGTAGTCTCGCAATAGCTACGGGTTATGGGGTACTTAGCTTGATGAGTCCTAGTCAGTACTGGCAGTTTGCATTGGCGGCGTTACTGGTTGGTGCGGGCTACGGCACGATTATTGGGCCAATTACGGTATTAGCGGCCGGTGATTTTACCGGTGAGTTACTGACAGCGTCACAAAGTGTGATTGGCGTGTTTCGGCAAATTGGCACATCGTTGGCCGTAGCCATTTTTGTGTCAGCTTTAGCCGCTAATTTGACAACGGCTAAGACACAGATACGAACGTATGCAACGACGACGGTCACTACTTTATCAATTCCTAAGCAAGCCAAACGTGATACGTTACGCGTGGTTGACCACCAATTAGCAACTGAGCAAACCGCGCAAACGGTCCACGAGCCAATCACGGCGGCTAAGGCCCGCCGGTTGGTTGCTGCCAATTATATGCAAGTGTTAAAAGCACGGTCATTGCAGTCCGCTCCAGTGCGTATCAAAGCTCAAATTCATCAGCAGGTGGCCCAAAAGGTTCACAGTCAAGTTAAACACACTAATCAGCGAATAAGGACTGCTGCATCAGCGATTAAGGCCAAAACCAAAATTGAGTTAACTGCTGCGTTTATGCGCCCCTACCAAGTCGCTTGGCCATTCACACTATTGCTAGTGATGACGACCTGGTGTTTTGCGGGACGGGAGCGGAAAAGTGGCAAGCCGAGTTAA
- the rsgA gene encoding ribosome small subunit-dependent GTPase A, with protein sequence MTINLIKYGLTTAVQADLTKENGQILGRIIGQHRDWYQVITTAGERSAQVTGKLAYEAASPAAFPAVGDWVCLSSSADNQAQIEAIAPRQSVLARGAVNRQDGQIIATNINTIFICMSLNADFNVRRLERYLTIAWDSGALPVIVLTKADLCTDLATKLRAVADVSVGVPTITCSVETGQGLDELQPYLTTGQTVAFVGSSGVGKSTLINRLLGQDILATKSIRTDDDKGRHTTTSRQLIPLPTGACVIDTPGMRELQIFMGDLNQTFAEIAALATQCKFNDCTHTSEPGCAVRAAVEVGTVTSERLQSYQKLQREMSYQGLNSRQLEQAKIQRMFGGKQAMKRVKQRYHRD encoded by the coding sequence TTGACAATTAATTTAATTAAATATGGATTGACGACGGCGGTTCAAGCCGACTTGACTAAGGAAAACGGTCAAATACTTGGCCGGATTATCGGCCAACATCGTGATTGGTACCAAGTCATCACGACGGCTGGGGAACGTTCAGCACAAGTTACGGGAAAACTGGCTTATGAAGCGGCCAGTCCCGCGGCATTTCCGGCGGTTGGGGATTGGGTGTGCCTATCTTCATCCGCTGATAATCAGGCGCAGATTGAAGCAATCGCGCCACGGCAGAGTGTCTTGGCGCGCGGTGCCGTGAACCGCCAAGACGGCCAAATCATTGCGACAAATATTAATACCATCTTTATCTGCATGTCATTGAACGCGGATTTTAATGTGCGGCGGTTAGAACGTTACCTGACGATTGCGTGGGATAGCGGTGCACTTCCGGTCATTGTCTTAACCAAGGCGGATCTCTGCACGGATCTAGCCACTAAGTTACGGGCTGTGGCGGATGTCAGTGTCGGCGTACCAACGATCACTTGTTCGGTCGAAACGGGTCAGGGTTTGGATGAATTGCAACCATACCTAACGACTGGTCAAACGGTGGCCTTCGTGGGCTCTTCGGGTGTCGGTAAGTCGACTTTGATTAACCGATTGTTGGGCCAGGATATCTTGGCGACGAAATCGATTCGTACAGATGATGACAAAGGGCGGCACACAACGACGAGTCGGCAATTAATACCGCTACCAACGGGCGCCTGTGTCATTGATACACCAGGAATGCGTGAGTTACAAATCTTCATGGGTGATTTAAATCAAACTTTCGCGGAAATTGCCGCATTGGCGACACAGTGTAAGTTTAATGATTGTACCCATACTAGCGAGCCTGGTTGTGCGGTACGGGCAGCAGTTGAGGTGGGCACGGTAACGTCTGAACGGTTACAAAGCTATCAAAAATTACAACGTGAAATGAGCTATCAAGGACTCAATTCACGCCAGTTGGAGCAGGCTAAAATTCAGCGGATGTTCGGTGGCAAACAAGCGATGAAGCGTGTTAAACAACGTTACCATCGCGACTGA
- a CDS encoding tyrosine-type recombinase/integrase, protein MFDCGLRVGEDLALRWSRVDFKHCIISIDTIRIYNSEVKVNDIGLKDMMLDTPKTTKSIRKIPLTDCAYDALPDLFKQTHPNEIIKLNRSDIDLNDFIFIKPTGKFHGYPLAITSAQVAMPRICDRAGIPRLNVHGCRHTYGVRLRETGVDINDIQDLMGHVDSETTKLYAEITPKIKEDTVKKLNTFLN, encoded by the coding sequence ATGTTCGACTGTGGCTTACGAGTTGGAGAAGATCTGGCTCTTAGATGGTCACGAGTAGACTTCAAGCATTGCATAATCAGTATCGACACCATTCGCATTTATAACTCTGAAGTTAAGGTAAATGACATTGGATTAAAAGATATGATGCTAGACACGCCCAAAACGACAAAAAGTATTCGGAAGATTCCTTTAACAGATTGCGCCTATGATGCACTACCGGATCTATTTAAACAAACTCATCCAAATGAAATAATTAAGCTCAATCGGTCTGATATTGACTTGAATGACTTCATCTTTATCAAGCCCACGGGAAAGTTTCACGGTTACCCTCTGGCCATTACTTCTGCACAAGTTGCCATGCCCAGAATCTGTGATCGTGCGGGTATTCCTCGTTTAAACGTTCATGGGTGTCGTCACACTTATGGTGTACGATTACGCGAAACTGGCGTAGATATTAACGACATTCAAGACTTAATGGGACACGTTGATTCAGAGACCACCAAATTGTACGCGGAAATCACGCCAAAAATTAAGGAAGACACAGTAAAAAAACTGAATACATTTTTAAACTAA
- a CDS encoding TetR/AcrR family transcriptional regulator, whose translation MDPQTRKRQNLTAVYAALLQLMSQKPLSRISITELCQHAQVSRTYFYRNFANFDQIILAYQKQTILQYLRQLPRQSKVKLQVLMTQYFTLMQQMAATNALLIKNEKAQIFIQSFEAVFALLIKQDRIIGSSNTALRQPYYTAYFSGAVINMLVHWQQNGMVETPAYLAQQVTRFTLRDNESRS comes from the coding sequence ATGGACCCACAAACACGAAAACGCCAAAATTTAACTGCGGTTTATGCGGCCTTACTACAGCTTATGTCGCAAAAACCACTCAGTCGTATTTCAATCACAGAACTTTGTCAGCACGCTCAGGTTTCTCGCACCTATTTTTACCGTAATTTCGCCAACTTCGATCAGATTATTTTGGCCTATCAAAAACAGACTATCCTTCAATATCTGCGCCAATTACCGCGACAATCAAAGGTTAAATTGCAGGTATTGATGACTCAATATTTCACTCTCATGCAACAAATGGCAGCGACAAATGCGTTATTGATCAAAAACGAAAAAGCCCAGATTTTTATTCAAAGTTTCGAAGCCGTCTTTGCATTACTCATTAAACAAGACCGTATTATCGGTTCAAGCAATACCGCGCTTCGCCAACCGTACTACACGGCTTATTTTTCTGGTGCGGTCATCAATATGCTCGTTCATTGGCAACAGAATGGGATGGTTGAAACACCGGCCTATCTCGCTCAACAGGTCACTCGGTTCACTCTACGCGATAACGAAAGTAGGTCCTAA
- a CDS encoding tyrosine-type recombinase/integrase: MANNRLSNSKANMTLGEYLMYWIDNLKVNVKVDTIQIHRRNIRFYINPRIGDYQLKDYSFNVHQKFINNLFMEEGAGRSKHGYGWNTVQSINQTLSNALEKAVRLDYIKVNPTRHVEFNRKYRHEVRKMRYFTKEQTDKFL; encoded by the coding sequence GTGGCTAACAACCGATTATCGAATAGCAAGGCCAACATGACACTGGGCGAGTATCTGATGTACTGGATCGATAACTTAAAAGTAAATGTAAAGGTGGATACCATTCAAATCCATCGTCGGAATATCAGATTCTACATCAATCCCCGAATTGGTGATTACCAGCTTAAAGATTATTCGTTTAATGTTCATCAGAAATTTATCAATAACCTTTTCATGGAAGAAGGAGCTGGACGTTCTAAACATGGATATGGTTGGAACACAGTCCAGTCCATCAATCAGACGCTCTCAAACGCCCTAGAGAAAGCTGTACGCTTAGATTACATCAAAGTTAACCCTACTCGACATGTAGAATTCAATCGCAAGTATCGTCACGAGGTTAGAAAAATGCGCTATTTCACTAAGGAACAAACCGATAAATTTTTATAG